In a genomic window of Magnolia sinica isolate HGM2019 chromosome 14, MsV1, whole genome shotgun sequence:
- the LOC131224724 gene encoding receptor-like protein EIX2 translates to MERRSFLVSLFLIKVIIYWGGFWMVSSNCLDSERKALTTFRKALNDPSNLLSSWDDGSDCCKWRGITCHNMTGYVLKLDLHTYNGSYLDDGGLLDPAFSLSGGIDPALVELKHLQFLDLSFNGFNGTRIPDFLGSMKELRHLNLSWAGFGGTIPHQLGNLSHLISLRLSSDSLSAKNLWWLTSLPSLKYLRMSDVNLSMATHDWVHVMNMSPSLVELILPGCGLSYISPTLPSVNFTSLRVFYLSSNNFYSSIPNWIANISSLSYLDLRYSNFHGPVPYQFSQLPNLEELLLGGDANKLSANCSELLEGSWSRIKLLLLYLGNLYGEIPVSIGNMTSLESLYLSFDENTRGSIPRAITKFINLEILELYGYHMHVAIPDWLPELKNLRRLVLQDCMLLGPIPAVLLGGLSSLEYFDLSSNQLNGTIPTTLGQLSNLSFLDLSYNSLTGIVSESLFENLKNLNFLLLSSNPLVFDPHPDWAPPFQLYMISLTSSHLGPRFPPWLRTQKSIQMLDLSNSTISGIIPTWFWDLTSQLVSLNLSNNNISGQLPNILKLQSQANIDLSWNNFSGPIPCILNGATILDLSNNQFSGQIPPNFTSTLHDLEIFSAKGNQISGIIPSSIEEINSLTALDLSQNNISGIIPSRLGNCVALEALDLSKNRLSGGIPRSLGLLRRLQTLHLSNNALSGKIPLPLKKCPSLETLDLGYNNFSGHIPTWIGESFPALRIMRLRSNMFTGNIPPQLFNLASLQFLDVAQNFLSGSIPQSFENLMAMKNEQKINLFLTYGEMETTYNGKNFGLTETSYYMENLLVSMKGQMLEYTRTVSLVTCMDLSTNNLSGVIPEGLTSLLGLRVLNLSGNHLTGEIPDKIGKLTLLESLDFSKNQLSGKIPSRN, encoded by the coding sequence ATGGAGAGAAGAAGCTTTCTTGTTTCCCTCTTTCTAATAAAAGTGATAATATATTGGGGAGGATTTTGGATGGTGAGTAGTAATTGCTTGGATTCCGAGAGAAAAGCTCTGACCACCTTTCGGAAGGCTCTCAACGATCCCTCCAATCTTCTCTCTTCTTGGGATGATGGCTCAGACTGCTGCAAATGGAGAGGAATTACCTGCCACAACATGACTGGGTATGTTCTTAAACTCGACCTCCACACTTATAACGGCAGTTATTTGGATGATGGAGGCCTCTTAGATCCAGCTTTCAGTCTAAGTGGCGGAATTGATCCAGCTTTGGTTGAACTGAAGCATCTTCAGTTCTTGGACTTGAGCTTTAATGGTTTTAATGGCACCCGAATTCCAGATTTCTTGGGTTCGATGAAGGAGTTGAGGCATTTGAACTTATCATGGGCAGGGTTCGGAGGGACGATTCCTCACCAGCTTGGAAACCTCTCTCACCTCATTTCCTTGCGCCTTTCTTCAGATTCTTTGAGTGCCAAAAACCTGTGGTGGTTGACAAGCCTACCTTCTCTCAAGTACCTCCGCATGTCTGATGTGAATCTTTCCATGGCAACCCATGATTGGGTGCACGTAATGAACATGTCTCCTTCCCTCGTTGAGCTAATCTTACCTGGTTGTGGTCTTTCATATATTTCTCCAACTCTTCCTTCTGTTAATTTCACATCTCTCCGTGTCTTTTATCTCAGTTCCAACAACTTCTATTCTAGCATTCCAAACTGGATAGCTAACATTAGTAGCCTTTCGTATTTAGATCTCAGGTATTCCAATTTTCATGGTCCAGTTCCTTACCAATTTTCACAACTTCCCAACTTGGAAGAGTTGCTCCTCGGAGGAGATGCAAATAAACTCAGTGCTAACTGTTCAGAACTCCTTGAAGGCAGCTGGAGTAGGATCAAGTTACTTCTACTGTATTTGGGTAATCTATATGGAGAAATCCCAGTGTCTATTGGCAATATGACATCACTTGAGTCTCTCTATCTGTCTTTTGATGAGAATACAAGAGGTAGCATTCCAAGAGCCATAACTAAGTTTATCAATTTAGAGATCTTGGAATTGTATGGATACCATATGCATGTGGCCATTCCTGATTGGTTACCTGAGCTAAAAAATCTTAGAAGACTTGTTCTCCAAGATTGCATGCTACTGGGCCCAATCCCTGCAGTTCTCCTTGGTGGATTGTCTTCCTTAGAATATTTTGATCTCAGTTCGAATCAGTTGAATGGGACAATCCCAACAACTTTAGGACAACTTTCTAACTTGTCTTTTCTTGACCTCTCTTACAACTCCTTGACAGGAATTGTGTCTGAAAGTCTTTTTGAAAACCTCAAAAACTTGAACTTCTTGCTTTTGTCTTCCAATCCTTTGGTTTTTGATCCACACCCTGATTGGGCCCCTCCATTTCAGCTTTATATGATTAGTCTAACATCATCTCATTTAGGTCCTCGATTTCCTCCTTGGCTACGAACACAAAAATCCATACAGATGTTGGATCTCTCTAACTCAACTATCTCTGGCATCATCCCCACCTGGTTTTGGGATTTAACATCCCAACTTGTTTCACTGAACCTTTCAAATAACAATATTTCTGGCCAATTGCCCAACATTTTAAAACTGCAGTCTCAGGCCAACATTGATTTGAGTTGGAATAATTTCAGTGGTCCCATACCTTGCATATTGAATGGAGCCACAATACTCGATCTCTCCAATAATCAATTTTCTGGGCAAATCCCACCAAATTTTACATCCACATTGCACGATTTAGAAATATTTTCTGCTAAAGGTAACCAAATCAGTGGTATAATTCCCTCATCCATAGAAGAAATTAATTCCCTGACTGCCCTTGACCTTTCCCAAAACAATATAAGTGGTATCATTCCATCGAGATTGGGTAATTGTGTAGCCCTTGAGGCGCTTGATTTGAGCAAGAACAGGTTGTCGGGAGGAATACCTAGGTCTTTGGGTCTGCTACGTCGACTCCAAACATTGCACTTGAGCAACAATGCCCTATCAGGAAAAATCCCTTTGCCTTTGAAGAAATGTCCTAGTTTGGAGACTCTCGACCTTGGATACAACAATTTCTCAGGTCATATTCCCACTTGGATTGGCGAAAGCTTTCCAGCTTTAAGAATTATGCGCTTGCGGTCAAATATGTTTACTGGCAACATCCCACCACAACTATTTAACCTAGCTTCACTTCAGTTCCTTGATGTGGCACAGAATTTTTTATCTGGTTCAATTCCCCAaagttttgaaaatctcatggCCATGAAGAATGAGCAGAAGATAAACTTGTTTCTTACCTATGGTGAGATGGAGACAACATATaatgggaaaaattttggacTGACAGAAACATCATATTACATGGAAAACTTGCTTGTGTCAATGAAGGGGCAAATGCTTGAATATACTCGAACAGTTTCACTGGTTACATGCATGGACCTTTCAACAAATAACTTATCTGGAGTGATCCCTGAAGGACTCACAAGTCTTTTGGGATTGCGTGTCTTAAACTTATCTGGAAACCATTTGACTGGAGAGATCCCAGATAAGATTGGTAAATTGACATTGCTAGAGTCTcttgatttctcaaaaaatcaacttTCAG